A section of the Paenibacillus aurantius genome encodes:
- the cdaA gene encoding diadenylate cyclase CdaA — protein MDYLRDLTFKSSIKEIIDIVIVSYVIYKLILLLRGTRAVQLLKGIFVVVIAWAISVWFDLNTLKWMMNQTFNFGVLAVIIIFQPELRRALEQLGRGKLFSRSTSEEDALINERIGEILKAVNYLCRRKIGALIVFERETGLNEYIESGIPIRAEISSELLINIFIPNTPLHDGAIILRQNQLMAAACYLPLSENPFISKELGTRHRAGIGVSEMSDAISVIVSEETGQVSLAINGLVVRDIKEESLISKLYEELKTKKTTKEKSSFWKRKGGSDG, from the coding sequence AGAAATCATCGACATTGTGATTGTCAGCTATGTCATCTATAAGCTTATCCTCCTGCTCCGCGGCACCCGGGCGGTCCAGCTTTTAAAAGGGATTTTCGTCGTTGTCATTGCCTGGGCGATAAGTGTGTGGTTCGATCTGAATACGCTGAAATGGATGATGAACCAGACGTTTAATTTCGGCGTTCTGGCCGTTATCATCATCTTCCAGCCGGAGCTTAGGCGGGCGCTCGAGCAGCTCGGACGGGGCAAGCTGTTCAGCCGGAGCACGTCCGAGGAGGACGCGCTCATCAATGAGCGGATCGGCGAAATCCTGAAGGCCGTTAACTATTTATGCCGCCGAAAGATCGGCGCGTTAATCGTGTTCGAGCGGGAAACGGGGTTGAACGAGTACATAGAGTCCGGGATTCCCATACGGGCGGAGATTTCCTCGGAGCTTCTCATTAACATTTTTATCCCGAACACACCTCTTCATGACGGGGCGATCATTCTCAGGCAGAATCAGCTGATGGCGGCGGCGTGCTACCTCCCTCTTTCGGAGAATCCTTTTATCAGCAAGGAATTGGGGACCCGCCACCGCGCCGGCATAGGCGTAAGTGAAATGTCGGATGCGATCTCGGTTATCGTGTCGGAGGAAACGGGACAGGTCTCCCTTGCCATCAACGGACTGGTGGTCCGGGACATCAAGGAAGAATCGCTCATCTCCAAGCTGTACGAAGAGCTGAAGACGAAGAAGACAACGAAGGAAAAGAGCTCTTTCTGGAAGCGGAAGGGTGGTTCGGATGGATAA
- a CDS encoding CdaR family protein, translating into MDKWLQNNNVVKVIALLAGILLWIVVHMDVQSSSTGSGSLVREDKVNNVAITPKYDSDQYYIKSIEPAEATVVLRWKESSLRRVNTGNLQVELDLSRYTEGQHVIPLRATGVSDWVTAEVIPQTVKVVIEKKEKKVVPVVINVTGTPADGYKAGQPVIKPNRVQVTVPESRLEEVDAAKADISVDKATGNISKQVKLTVYDKAGKPIEGIVNPQLVEVEVPVTSPFKQMPLQVKVTGQPAAGFSVESITQVPDQVTVYAPEDVLNKLEFYEGLQIDLTGLKESKKMTMDIPLKNKATQVTPNKVEVSISVVPSTVKVVDNVPITLVGDNPGFTAKLVTPDTGKVSIQLEGAPAILDKLKPQDVQAVADVSNLSPGRHELNITWNLPMFVKKPATDYKAVVEVTGGGNPAPSPTAKPSPSPVTPTPSPSPSSAPAQSKPTETPTPTPVPSSTATPTPGASTSPAASTVP; encoded by the coding sequence ATGGATAAATGGCTTCAGAACAACAATGTCGTGAAAGTGATTGCTCTACTGGCGGGGATTCTTCTCTGGATAGTGGTCCATATGGATGTGCAGTCGTCTTCTACGGGTTCGGGGTCTCTGGTCCGGGAGGATAAGGTCAACAATGTGGCGATCACGCCCAAATACGATTCAGATCAATATTACATCAAGTCGATAGAGCCGGCGGAGGCGACGGTCGTCCTCCGTTGGAAGGAAAGCTCGCTCCGTAGGGTTAACACCGGCAATCTGCAGGTGGAGCTCGACCTCAGCCGTTACACGGAGGGCCAGCATGTTATTCCTCTTCGTGCGACGGGCGTCTCGGATTGGGTTACCGCGGAAGTCATTCCGCAAACCGTGAAGGTGGTCATCGAGAAAAAAGAAAAGAAGGTCGTTCCGGTTGTCATCAATGTGACCGGGACGCCGGCGGACGGCTACAAGGCGGGGCAGCCGGTGATCAAGCCGAACCGGGTGCAGGTCACGGTGCCGGAAAGCCGCTTGGAGGAAGTGGACGCCGCCAAAGCGGACATCAGCGTGGATAAGGCCACAGGCAACATCTCGAAGCAGGTGAAGCTGACGGTCTATGACAAGGCAGGGAAGCCAATCGAAGGCATCGTGAATCCGCAGCTGGTCGAGGTGGAGGTGCCGGTGACGAGCCCCTTTAAGCAGATGCCGCTGCAGGTCAAGGTAACCGGCCAGCCGGCGGCGGGCTTCAGCGTAGAATCCATAACCCAGGTACCGGACCAGGTGACCGTCTATGCCCCGGAGGATGTCCTGAACAAGCTGGAGTTCTATGAGGGGCTGCAGATTGACTTGACAGGGTTGAAGGAATCCAAGAAAATGACAATGGACATTCCGCTCAAGAACAAAGCCACTCAAGTAACTCCGAATAAAGTGGAGGTTTCCATTTCCGTCGTTCCTTCCACGGTCAAGGTGGTGGACAACGTGCCCATCACGCTTGTAGGAGACAATCCCGGGTTTACGGCTAAGCTGGTGACCCCGGATACCGGAAAGGTCTCCATTCAGCTCGAAGGGGCTCCGGCGATTCTCGACAAGCTGAAGCCGCAGGATGTTCAGGCGGTGGCGGATGTCAGCAACCTTTCGCCTGGGCGGCATGAGCTGAACATTACGTGGAACCTGCCGATGTTCGTGAAGAAACCGGCGACGGACTATAAAGCGGTCGTAGAGGTAACCGGCGGGGGGAATCCCGCTCCGAGCCCGACGGCTAAGCCCAGTCCTTCGCCAGTGACGCCGACGCCGTCCCCAAGCCCGTCGTCGGCGCCAGCCCAAAGCAAGCCTACGGAGACTCCAACGCCGACGCCGGTGCCAAGCTCAACAGCTACCCCTACTCCCGGAGCATCGACAAGCCCGGCCGCCTCGACGGTCCCGTAA